TGATAAAGTGTCTATCaacttcaacatgtttagtTCTATCATGTTGGACAGGGTTATGAGCAATGTCACATGCCGCCTTGCTATCACAATATAACCTCGTCGGACTTGTCTGTTCAACCTGTAATTCctgcattaaattttttatccataaTAATTCACATATTGCTTTGGCCATTCCTCTGTATTCAGCTTCAGTTGAGGATCTAGCCACTACTTCTTGTTTCTTACTTCGCCAGGTAACCAAGTTTCCACCCACAAATGTGAAGTATCCCGATGTAGATCTTCGATCTTGTAATGAGCCTGCCCAATCGACATCGGTATATCCATCAATCTTCAAGTTGTCCCCCTTTTTAAATAGAATTCCTTTACCTGGAGATGACTTCAAGTAACGCAAGATACGGGTGACAACTTTCATATGTTCTTCACTAGGGGAGTGCATAAACTGACTAATTACACTTAAAGCATAAGCTAAATCAGGTCTGGTATGTGCAAGATACATTAACCTTCCCACTAGTCTCTGATAACGTTCTTTATTAGTGTGGATTTGTTGTGGATGTATACTTAGTTTCAGGTTTTCTTCTATAGGAGTGCTGATAGGGCTACAAGCTGTCATACCTGTTTCTTTTAACAAATCTAAGGCATACTTTCGTTGTGACAAAAACATTCCTTCTTTCGATCTTGATACTTCAATACCAAGAAAGTATTTTAAGTGACCTAgagatttcatttaaaattcttGTGCAAGACGAGTCTGCAAAGCTTTTTGTTCTTCAGGATTATTTCCGGTTACTATCATATCATCCACGTATACGATTAGAGCTGTGACTTCCCCTTCGTTTATTTTCAGGAATAACGTATGGTCAGAGTTACTTTGCTTGTATCCAATGGATTTCATGAATTTAGTGAACCTGCCGAACCATGCTCTCGAAGATTGTTTTAACCCGTATAGGGATTTCTTTAACCTGCATACCTTTGTGCTTCCTTTGATTTGCATAATGCATCCAGGAGGTAATTCCATATATACTTCTTCTTGGAGATCCCCatgcaaaaatgcatttttgacgTCAAATTGATATAGGGGCCAGTCACGGTTTACGGCTAAAGATAGTAGGATACGAACAATATTTATCTTGGCCACCGGTGAAAATGTTTCCATATAATCAATCCCATAAGTCTGAGTGTACCCTTTGGCGACAAGCCTTGCTTTAAACCTTTCAATAGTGCCATCTGCTTTATGTTTAATGGTAAACACCCACCGACACCCAACTGGTACCTTTCCTGCAGGAAGTTCAACTACTTCCCATGTGCAATTTTTTTGAAGGGATCTCATTTCTTCATTCATGGCCTCTTTCCATCTTAAATCTGTTATGGCTTCCTGCACATTGTTAGGAATAGATATAGCAGATATTTGGTTcataaaagtttcattttcctttGATAATCTATGATAAGACACATAATTATTCATAGGATAATGAGGATTAGAGGTAAGAAGTGGTTCATACGAAGTTTTGGGTTTTCCTCTCGTAGTTCTGTGAGGTAAAAATTTTAGTTGAGTTTCAGAACTTACTTGAGGTTCAGTTATGGATTCAAGTTCAGGATGCACTTGTAGTGGGGATGCTGGTAATTGAGGTACTTGAGTTTCTTGTTGCAGCACCTCTATTCGGTcttcttcactttcaatagtttgTTGTTGTTCTGCTCCTATATATTTTTCACTATTTACATCTAATGCATCTTGCATGGTATGTGAAAATGCATTACTAGTATGTTTATCTCTTGTAATATATAGGTCGTCATAACATGTCTGCCAGTTACTCTTGTTGTGCTCTTGACTTGAGGATTCAAGGGGAGAGTAATACATTTTATTCTCATGAAATACAACATCAAGTGTAGTGTAGAGTTTCTTACTTGGTGGATGATAGCAGCGATATCCTTTCTAATGCTGGGCATAACCAACAAATACACACTTGAGTGCTCGTGGTTCCAGTTTATTCCTTAATGGTTTGTGAAGATGAACAAACGTTGTGCATCCAAAAACTTTTAGTTGCAAATGTGACACAGCAGGAGAGCATATTGTTCTCTGAAGAACATTCAGTGGGATCTGAAATTCTAATGTGCTTGAGGGTATCCGATTGACAAGATATGTTTCTGCTGTGATAGCTTCACCCCAATATTTAGTTGACATATGAGCTTCAAATAACGAGGCTCGAACAACTTCAAGAAGCTGACGATTCTTACGTTCTGCaaccccattttgttgagggGTGTAAGGGCAAGTGGTTTGGTGAATAATTCcatgattaatcaaatattgttTCAACTCCTGATTAACGAATTCTCCACCATTGTCGTTACGAAGAACCTGTATTGCAGAACTATATTGTGTAGCTACCATGTTATGAAATTGTTTGAATAAGGAGCTTACTTCACTTTTGCATTTCATTAGGCAAATCCATGTCATACGTGTGTGATCAtcaataaaggaaataaaccaTCATTTACCATTAAGAGAGCAGGTATTTGCCAGACCCCATACATCTGAATGTACCACCATGAACGGTGTTGGGCTCTTGCTCTTGAAAAGGAACCCGATGGCTTTTAGCTAATTCACATACATCACATTTAAACTCTACATTTGTTAGCTGAACAAAGAGTTTTGGCATTAATTTGTTCAAATATCCAAAGGATGAGTGTCCTAAACGTTTATGCCATAACCAAATTTCAGAGGTTGCAGCAGATTCAATATTTGTAGCAGATTTATTCATGGAGAATGCTTGAGCTAACTGGTGACAGCTTGTTGGGGCTAAATCCAGATAATAGAGCTTTCCCCTTCTAGTACCATAACCAATTGTCTTCCGAGTTTgaatatccttgaaaacacaAAGGTTAGgccaaaaaataacaatgcatTGCAAAGCAAGAGTTATTTGAGCTACTGatagtaaattataattaagagtTGGGACAACTAATACGGAGTCAAGACTTATATTCTTAGTGAGGATAACAAATCCTTCCCCATTAACAAACGATGAGGTACCATTTGCTGATGATATAGTATATTGTTTCAATGGTTTAAAGGATTTAAGCCACAATTTGTCAAAGGTCATATGATCAGTAGCTCCAGAATCAATTATCCATTCATTTCTACTGCTAAGAGTGGAGGTATGAAATACTTTACCAGATTCTTCCTCTATGACTGTTTCTTTCGGATGTTGATGTTCTGCCACAAATGCTTCCTTAGTCGTGAGATTGGTTTTGTTTGAAGGATGTTCTGCCACAAATCTCTCAGGCGTAGCCACTGCAACTAAAGCatgattatttgattttgaatttcgtTTACGAGGTGCTTTAGCCGGGTCCCACCATTCTAGatacccaattaattcatagcATTTCATCTTTGTATGTCCAGTTTCACCACAGTGTGTGCAGTTATATTCTGACTTTGCCTTTCCAATCTCATAGCTGCTGTTATGAGTTTCTGATGTCCGATTCTTTTCAATAGTAGGGCCATATGATCGGTAGTTTCTTGGCTTACCTCGTCTTGCCATCATTGCAGATGACTCTGCATGGCCAGCTCCATCTTCATTGTTTAAAGTAGATCTGCGAACAGCATCCCGACGTACATAAGCATGAGCTTCTTCCAGATCCAGTATCGGATCTTTTCTAAGAATTTCCCCTTGGATTTGTTCAAATTCTGCATCCAATCCATTCAAGAAAATATGTACCCGTAATCTTTCAACAGATCTTCTGTAAGTGATAATATCATCCGGATCTTTCATTTCAGTTCTGTCCCGATGGTCAAGTTCTTGGAAGATTTCCATCAGATCTCCATAATATGTGGATAACGGTCGACCTACCTGTTTTGTGGAGAAGGCTCTCTGGTTAAGTGCAAAAAGTTGTGATTCGTCCGATCCATCATAGAAAGCTTTAGACAAGGCATTCCATATTTCTCTTGCGGTGCGCAACCGAATGTATCTTTTCATAATGTCTGGTGACATAGACATTAGAAGCCATCCTTTAACTTTTTGGTTTTCTGCATACCATCTTGAATAAGACACATCAGCTTCCTGTGGTGGTTGTGTTTTGCCCATAATATATTCAAGCTTTTCTCTTCCTGCAATCTGCATTTCCATGATCTAAAACCATACATCGTAATTAGTTTCAGTGAGGATAACACTGGTTGTGAATCCAGAGTTTTCAGTTTGTACATGGATAATGGGTGTAGGTTATGTTGTCTTATCATTCATCATGGAAAAAGATGATCTCAGGATGCAAAGAGGAAGAAATGTTTAAGAATAGGCTTTAAGATCAGAATGCAGAAGAATATTTCAAGAACTGGTTGGATTTGTACAATTCAAGACTggatttcaagataaaaattcagaaccGAAGAAATATATTCAAGAACAGGTTTTATGATTCAAGAATAGATTTCAGGATCAGAATACAGAGGGATATTTCAAGAACTGGTTGGAATAGGTGATATCTGTATAGCATAACAGATTTGACAGATAGAATGCAAGATCTTGACAAATAGAATGCAGGATCTTGCTGTTGAAGTAAACTGGAAAAAAGAGATATAAACAGAGAAGGATGCAGATAAAATATCAGTCATGCATTtccatgctctgataccatgatacGAATTGAGTTTTACTCTTCGAAGTTTATTCACAATCTTTGTATATTGAATTCATGATGATCATCCATCAATTACATCTGCCTTTATATAGCAGTAGGCAGTAAAACTTTTATGGAAAGACTCCTATAATTTCGGCTATAATTTCGGTCTGTTACAAactgatataaatatattatgtataGCTAATAGTAAAgtaaaactaatataatatttaacagATTATACACGTGAATTTCtccctataaaaatatatggaaccttataaaaatacaatttcttcaatttgtttaATCAAGATTTGTAAATCTTGatataaagaaaatgagaaatgaaTTTCTCGTGCCTCCAATAAGTAAGGAACAGGTAAGGAACAATTATTCCTTCTCGTCCTATAGAGCTGTTCAAGCATGTCTGAACTTTCTCTCTAGCTGGTCTGCTTCTCGGTTTACACATATAGCAATCCATCCTAGTTTACCTAAATGGGAGAAACCTCCTCCTGGTTTTATCAAATGTAATATAGATGCAGCAGTTGACGATAATCAAGAGGCTATGGGAGCAGTGTTGATGAGGAGGGGGCTTTGATAATGCGTGGCTGCTGGcatgctaatgatgttttttcccAAAGTTAGCAgaggtattatatatatatatatattattggcaTCACCCTTGAATATGAACCAAATATAAACCtaaataacctaattttttttcatttaatttctgaTTTTCTGAAAGCATTTGATTATTACAACATAAAATAGGataaaagttgaaaaacaaaaagcaccCACACCTACATAATAAAATGGGCTAATTATATGGTCACAATCACATTAGTAGATGTCggctataaattataaaatcaaaataaccttAACCAAAATTGATTaccccaaattaattttaaaattagatttatttaacttatatctaaaatatattatatatgaatttctccctataaaaatatatggaacctgataaaaaaacagtttcttcttcaatttttttaatcatgatttGTAAATCTTGATATAAAGAAAATGAGGAATGAATTTCTCGTGCCTCCAATAAGTATATGTTCAAGCCTCATTCTCAATGTGGAGGGGCGAGAGTATTAAACTTTAGGATTAAGATattatttggttattattttgagataaaaaaatataaagataatggaaatataaaatatatgtctttatatattttttattttaaaaatataaaacatttttaaaaaaattatttcaaaaaacaattattttatgtaGCTATTTTCATCTTCACCATCAAACACATTTTCATCACTcctgcatttatttattttgtttttaaaat
This genomic interval from Populus alba chromosome 1, ASM523922v2, whole genome shotgun sequence contains the following:
- the LOC140955482 gene encoding uncharacterized protein; translated protein: MEMQIAGREKLEYIMGKTQPPQEADVSYSRWYAENQKVKGWLLMSMSPDIMKRYIRLRTAREIWNALSKAFYDGSDESQLFALNQRAFSTKQVGRPLSTYYGDLMEIFQELDHRDRTEMKDPDDIITYRRSVERLRVHIFLNGLDAEFEQIQGEILRKDPILDLEEAHAYVRRDAVRRSTLNNEDGAGHAESSAMMARRGKPRNYRSYGPTIEKNRTSETHNSSYEIGKAKSEYNCTHCGETGHTKMKCYELIGYLEWWDPAKAPRKRNSKSNNHALVAVATPERFVAEHPSNKTNLTTKEAFVAEHQHPKETVIEEESGYSNSEDNWLWY